From the genome of Drosophila melanogaster chromosome 2L, one region includes:
- the lwr gene encoding lesswright, isoform B yields MSGIAITRLGEERKAWRKDHPFGFVARPAKNPDGTLNLMIWECAIPGKKSTPWEGGLYKLRMIFKDDYPTSPPKCKFEPPLFHPNVYPSGTVCLSLLDEEKDWRPAITIKQILLGIQDLLNEPNIKDPAQAEAYTIYCQNRLEYEKRVRAQARAMAATE; encoded by the coding sequence ATGTCCGGCATTGCTATTACACGATTGGGGGAGGAGCGCAAGGCCTGGCGCAAGGATCACCCATTCGGGTTCGTCGCACGACCCGCCAAGAACCCTGACGGCACCCTCAACCTGATGATCTGGGAGTGCGCCATTCCCGGCAAGAAGTCCACCCCCTGGGAGGGCGGGCTCTACAAGCTGCGCATGATCTTCAAGGACGACTACCCCACCTCGCCGCCCAAGTGCAAGTTCGAACCGCCGCTGTTCCACCCGAACGTCTATCCCTCGGGCACTGTTTGCCTGTCGCTGCTGGACGAGGAGAAGGACTGGCGCCCCGCCATCACCATCAAGCAAATCCTGCTGGGCATCCAGGACCTGCTCAACGAGCCGAACATCAAGGACCCAGCCCAGGCGGAGGCCTACACCATCTACTGCCAGAACCGACTGGAGTACGAGAAGCGCGTGCGTGCCCAGGCCCGCGCCATGGCGGCCACTGAGTAG
- the Spp gene encoding signal peptide peptidase: MAEEVIGTVKEVLKGIIENVNAPKNESAPGEKKPSTPEGMAVAYSSLVVMAMLPIIFGSIRSVKLHKLKKSTGEKADTMTKKDAMYFPLIASAALFGLYLFFKIFQKVHINYLLTGYFFVLGVIALAHLLSPVINSLMPAAVPKVPFHILFTKGEGKHKEDIVNYKFSTHDIVCLVISSAIGVWYLLKKHWIANNLFGLAFAINGVEMLHLNNFVTGVILLSGLFFYDIFWVFGTNVMVTVAKSFEAPIKLVFPQDLIENGLNASNFAMLGLGDIVIPGIFIALLLRFDDSKKRKTRIYFYSTLIAYFLGLLATIFVMHVFKHAQPALLYLVPACMGTPLLVALIRGELKVLFAYEDHPEEKPEKKEKKEKDEGVSSSGSKKKESKKGK; this comes from the exons ATGGCGGAGGAAGTCATCGGAACCGTTAAGGAGGTGCTGAAGGGCATCATCGAGAATGTGAACGCGCCGAAGAACGAGTCGGCGCCGGGCGAGAAGAAGCCCTCGACTCCGGAGGGCATGGCGGTGGCCTACAGCAGCCTGGTGGTGATGGCCATGCTGCCCATCATCTTCGGCTCCATCCGCTCCGTGAAGCTGCACAAGCTGAAGAAG TCAACGGGCGAGAAGGCGGACACGATGACCAAGAAAGACGCCATGTACTTCCCGCTGATCGCGTCGGCAGCCCTCTTCGGGCTGTACCTGTTCTTCAAGATCTTCCAGAAGGTGCACATCAACTACCTGCTCACCGGCTACTTCTTCGTGCTGGGAGTTATTGCTCTGGCGCACCTGCTCAGTCCGGTGATCAACTCGCTGATGCCCGCCGCCGTGCCGAAGGTGCCCTTCCACATCCTGTTCACTAAGGGGGAGGGCAAGCACAAGGAAGACATCGTTAACTACAAGTTCTCCACGCACGACATTGTCTGCCTGGTGATCTCCTCGGCGATCGGAGTGTGGTACCTGCTCAAGAAGCACTGGATCGCCAACAATCTGTTCGGTCTGGCCTTCGCCATCAACGGCGTGGAGATGCTGCACCTGAACAACTTCGTCACGGGCGTCATCTTGCTGAGCGGCCTGTTCTTCTACGACATCTTCTGGGTATTCGGCACCAACGTGATGGTCACCGTGGCCAAGAGCTTCGAGGCGCCCATCAAGCTAGTGTTCCCCCAGGACCTGATCGAGAACGGCCTGAACGCCTCGAACTTCGCAATGCTGGGACTAGGCGACATCGTTATTCCGGGCATCTTCATCGCTCTGCTGCTGCGCTTCGACGACAGCAAGAAGCGCAAGACGCGCATCTACTTCTACTCCACGCTGATTGCCTACTTCCTTGGCCTGCTGGCCACCATCTTCGTGATGCATGTGTTCAAGCATGCGCAGCCGGCTCTGCTCTACCTGGTGCCAGCCTGCATGGGCACGCCCCTCCTGGTGGCCCTCATCCGCGGCGAGCTGAAGGTGCTCTTTGC CTATGAAGATCATCCCGAGGAGAAGCCCGAAAAGAAGgagaagaaggagaaggaCGAGGGCGTCAGCTCGTCCGGCAGCAAAAAGAAGGAGTCGAAAAAGGGCAAGTAG
- the nAChRbeta3 gene encoding nicotinic acetylcholine receptor beta3: protein MTTTPKIKAPVSGPGLPLLLQMLMGMLLMGLTSVPGATATADPKNANVKALDRLHAGLFTNYDSDVQPVFQGTPTNVSLEMVVTYIDIDELNGKLTTHCWLNLRWRDEERVWQPSQYDNITQITLKSSEVWTPQITLFNGDEGGLMAETQVTLSHDGHFRWMPPAVYTAYCELNMLNWPHDKQSCKLKIGSWGLKVVLPENGTARGESLDHDDLVQSPEWEIVDSRAHFVSQDYYGYMEYTLTAQRRSSMYTAVIYTPASCIVILALSAFWLPPHMGGEKIMINGLLIIVIAAFLMYFAQLLPVLSNNTPLVVIFYSTSLLYLSVSTIVEVLVLYLATGKHKRRLPEALRKLLHGHLGTWLLLSVFSTTGESQAEKTKEMDEHPYEEADEQESSPLGINHTEVPGAKANQFDWALLATAVDRISFVSFSLAFLILAIRCSV, encoded by the exons ATGACGACGACTCCCAAGATAAAGGCACCAGTTTCCGGTCCTGGACTGCCACTACTGCTGCAAATGCTAATGGGGATGCTTCTTATGGGGCTGACTTCCGTGCCAGGCGCCACTG CCACCGCGGACCCCAAGAACGCCAATGTCAAGGCCCTGGATCGCCTCCACGCCGGCCTGTTCACGAACTACGACAGCGATGTGCAGCCGGTGTTCCAAGGAACCCCCACGAACGTGTCCCTGGAAATGGTGGTCACCTACATAGACATCGACGAGTTGAACGGCAAGCTGACCACCCACTGCTGGCTGAATCTC CGATGGAGAGACGAGGAGCGCGTGTGGCAACCGTCACAATATGACAACATCACGCAGATCACTTTGAAGTCCAGCGAGGTCTGGACCCCCCAAATCACACTCTTCAACGGCGACGAAGGTGGCCTGATGGCCGAAACCCAGGTGACCCTCAGCCACGATGGCCACTTCCGGTGGATGCCTCCAGCCGTGTACACGGCCTACTGCGAACTCAACATGCTCAACTGGCCCCACGACAAGCAGAGCTGCAAGTTGAAGATCGGCTCCTGGGGCCTGAAGGTCGTCCTGCCGGAGAACGGCACGGCGAGAGGAGAGTCCCTTGACCACGACGACCTGGTTCAGTCACCGGAGTGGGAAATCGTGGACTCGCGAGCCCACTTTGTCAGTCAGGACTACTACGGCTACATGGAGTACACTCTGACGGCTCAGCGGCGCTCCTCCATGTACACGGCCGTCATCTACACACCCGCGTCCTGCATCGTCATCCTGGCCCTCTCAGCCTTCTGGCTGCCTCCCCACATGGGCGGCGAGAAGATCATGATCAACGGCCTGCTCATCATCGTGATCGCCGCCTTCCTCATGTACTTCGCCCAGCTCCTGCCAGTGCTGTCCAACAATACTCCACTTGTGG TAATCTTCTACAGCACCAGCCTGCTGTATCTGAGCGTCTCCACCATCGTCGAGGTTCTAGTTCTGTACCTGGCCACAGGCAAGCACAAGAGGCGCCTGCCGGAGGCGCTGAGAAAGCTGTTGCACGGGCACCTGGGCACGTGGCTGCTGCTCTCGGTGTTCAGCACCACCGGCGAGTCGCAGGCGGAGAAGACCAAGGAGATGGACGAGCACCCGTACGAGGAGGCGGACGAGCAGGAGTCCAGTCCGCTGGGCATCAACCACACCGAGGTGCCGGGCGCCAAGGCCAACCAGTTCGACTGGGCGCTGCTGGCCACCGCCGTGGACCGCATTTCCTTCGTTTCCTTCAGCCTGGCCTTCCTCATTCTGGCCATCAGGTGCTCCGTGTAG
- the Ets21C gene encoding Ets at 21C, isoform A yields MAILQNSRQSHKQLPIISQTIRSAWCQQRPINAMHQDVRQKSIGSGNETKLEAKETEVPTNRRRRRRRCSSSSTSDSSASSYSSTDSDSGSSTSSSSIRSQLPALNLPVPLPLATPTPPAVSSPHQAPSPRRNSSDSNRSVSPVEVPVDPHAWTPEDIASWVRWATRKFKLDPEPDIDRFPKDAQELCDLSRADFWVCAGSRRGGMLLAQHFAISLYHATGRETSPMLNDDEPNPYQLLNAASHRLVAQGSGGQIQLWQFLLELLADSSNANAISWEGQSGEFRLIDPDEVARRWGERKAKPNMNYDKLSRALRYYYDKNIMTKVHGKRYAYKFDFHGLMAACQAQAQGGDPASSMLGSYNHHAGGAMQLGRHPPPLHHHPQHSHPHHQLGQPHFLHPHHSSPASNSSSLGFPSSSTASSQASPGQAPASSSASTSNFTAPFQGGTAGVDPARTSTSSAGNYDQGPVTPTTNAFN; encoded by the exons ATGGCCATTCTACAGAATAGCCGCCAGAGCCACAAGCAACTCCCAATCATCAGCCAGACGATTCGCAGTGCTTGGTGCCAACAGAGGCCGATTAATGCCATGCATCAGGATGTCCGGCAAAAAAGCATCGGATCCGGAAACGAGACCAAACTGGAAGCGAAGGAGACGGAAGTTCCCACCAACAGAAGAAGACGCAGAAGGCGTTGCAGCAGTAGCTCCACCAGCGACTCAAGCGCATCCTCATATTCCTCAACAGACTCGGATTCCGGGTcctccaccagcagcagtagcatAAGAAGCCAATTACCCGCCCTCAACTTGCCAGTGCCCCTCCCGCTGGCGACACCCACTCCGCCCGCCGTTTCATCGCCTCACCAGGCGCCATCTCCTCGAAGGAACTCCAGCGACTCCAACCGGAGCGTCTCTCCCGTGGAGGTGCCCGTGGATCCGCACGCTTGGACGCCCGAGGACATTGCCAGCTGGGTGAGATGGGCGACGCGCAAGTTCAAACTGGACCCGGAGCCGGATATCGACAGGTTTCCCAAGGATGCCCAGGAGCTGTGCGATCTGTCTCGCGCGGACTTCTGGGTCTGTGCAGGATCAAGGCGCGGAGGCATGCTCCTGGCGCAGCACTTCGCGATCAGCTTATACCACGCCACCGGACGGGAGACGAGTCCGATGCTCAACGACGACGAACCAA ATCCGTACCAGCTGCTGAACGCTGCCTCGCACCGATTGGTTGCCCAAGGCTCAGGGGGCCAAATCCAGCTGTGGCAGTTTCTGCTGGAGCTGCTCGCTGATTCGTCCAACGCGAACGCCATCAGCTGGGAGGGCCAATCGGGCGAGTTCCGGCTCATCGACCCGGACGAGGTGGCCAGGCGGTGGGGCGAGCGCAAGGCCAAACCGAACATGAACTACGACAAGCTGAGCCGGGCACTCAG GTACTACTACGACAAGAACATCATGACCAAGGTGCACGGAAAGCGGTATGCCTACAAGTTTGACTTCCACGGTCTGATGGCCGCATGCCAGGCTCAGGCGCAGGGAGGAGATCCGGCCTCCAGTATGCTGGGTTCCTACAATCACCACGCCGGCGGTGCGATGCAGTTGGGCCGCCACCCGCCGCCACTGCACCACCATCCACAGCACTCACATCCGCACCACCAGCTGGGGCAGCCCCACTTTCTGCACCCGCACCACTCGTCGCCCGCCTCGAACAGCTCCAGCCTGGGATTCCCCTCGTCCTCGACGGCCTCTTCGCAGGCCTCGCCCGGCCAGGCGcccgcctcctcctccgcctccactTCGAATTTTACTGCTCCATTCCAAGGTGGGACAGCCGGCGTAGACCCGGCCAGGACGTCCACATCTTCTGCGGGAAACTACGACCAGGGCCCGGTCACTCCCACCACAAATGCATTCAACTGA
- the Ets21C gene encoding Ets at 21C, isoform B: MSVSVDVGVMWRLSEDFNRRFGLRMQPAPPVGQHPHPHHGAVHHHYHHHHQHHQHPHTSMIFNDPYQLLNAASHRLVAQGSGGQIQLWQFLLELLADSSNANAISWEGQSGEFRLIDPDEVARRWGERKAKPNMNYDKLSRALRYYYDKNIMTKVHGKRYAYKFDFHGLMAACQAQAQGGDPASSMLGSYNHHAGGAMQLGRHPPPLHHHPQHSHPHHQLGQPHFLHPHHSSPASNSSSLGFPSSSTASSQASPGQAPASSSASTSNFTAPFQGGTAGVDPARTSTSSAGNYDQGPVTPTTNAFN; this comes from the exons ATGAGCGTCAGCGTGGACGTGGGCGTCATGTGGCGCCTCTCGGAGGACTTCAACCGGCGCTTTGGCCTCCGGATGCAGCCGGCCCCGCCAGTTGGGCAGCACCCCCATCCGCACCACGGTGCCGTgcaccaccactaccaccaccaccaccagcaccaccagcatcCGCACACCTCGATGATCTTCAATG ATCCGTACCAGCTGCTGAACGCTGCCTCGCACCGATTGGTTGCCCAAGGCTCAGGGGGCCAAATCCAGCTGTGGCAGTTTCTGCTGGAGCTGCTCGCTGATTCGTCCAACGCGAACGCCATCAGCTGGGAGGGCCAATCGGGCGAGTTCCGGCTCATCGACCCGGACGAGGTGGCCAGGCGGTGGGGCGAGCGCAAGGCCAAACCGAACATGAACTACGACAAGCTGAGCCGGGCACTCAG GTACTACTACGACAAGAACATCATGACCAAGGTGCACGGAAAGCGGTATGCCTACAAGTTTGACTTCCACGGTCTGATGGCCGCATGCCAGGCTCAGGCGCAGGGAGGAGATCCGGCCTCCAGTATGCTGGGTTCCTACAATCACCACGCCGGCGGTGCGATGCAGTTGGGCCGCCACCCGCCGCCACTGCACCACCATCCACAGCACTCACATCCGCACCACCAGCTGGGGCAGCCCCACTTTCTGCACCCGCACCACTCGTCGCCCGCCTCGAACAGCTCCAGCCTGGGATTCCCCTCGTCCTCGACGGCCTCTTCGCAGGCCTCGCCCGGCCAGGCGcccgcctcctcctccgcctccactTCGAATTTTACTGCTCCATTCCAAGGTGGGACAGCCGGCGTAGACCCGGCCAGGACGTCCACATCTTCTGCGGGAAACTACGACCAGGGCCCGGTCACTCCCACCACAAATGCATTCAACTGA